The Rhabdothermincola salaria genome segment CCGGCCGCCCACAGGGCCCGGCGGCGGTCGAGGGGCCGACCCGTGCCGTCGTCGAGGCGGGCGAACACCCCGGCGGTGGCCAGCGCCTCGAGGGTGTCGCGAGACAGCGCCACCCGGCGGGCCAGGTCCTCCATGGAGGTGTACGGGCCGTGGGCGTCGCGCTCGGCCACGATGGTGTCGGCCAGGTCGCCGCCCACCGTGCGCACCGACGACAACCCGAGGCGCACCGCCGGTTGGGGCACGTCGCGACCGCCCCGGGGCAACAGGGCGGGGTCGTCGTCGGCCGGGGGGTGAGGATCGGGGCGGTCGTCGTCGGGCGGGCCCTGCGGGCGGCACGGGGCGGCCTCGCCGTCCACCCACTCGAGCGAGGCGCCGGCCCGCGACGCGTTGAGGTCGGGGGTGCGCACCTCCACCCCGTGGCGGCGGGCGTCGGCCACCAGGGTGTGGGGGGCGTAGAAGCCCATGGGTTGGGCGTCGAGGAGCCCGGCGCAGAACGCCGCCGGGAAGTACCGCTTGAGGTACGAGCTGGCGTAGACCAGGTAGGCGAACGACACCGAGTGGCTCTCGGGGAACCCGAAGTTGGCGAAGGCGGCGAGCTTGTCGTAGATGCGATCGGCCACCTCGCCGGTGATGCCCCGTTCGGCCATGCCGTCGTAGAGGCGGGCCCGCAGGCGCTCCATGCGCTCGCGGCTGCGCTTGGAGCCCATGGCCTGGCGGAGCTGGTCGGCCTCGCCCGCGCTGAACCCGGCCACGTCAATGGCCATCTGCATGAGCTGCTCCTGGAACAGCGGGACGCCGAGGGTCTTGGCGAGGGACCCCTCGAGCAGCGGGTGCAGGTAGGTGACCGGCTCGGTGCCATTGCGCCGCCGGATGTAGGGGTGCACCGACCCGCCCTGGATGGGGCCGGGGCGGATGAGGGCCACCTCCACCACCAGGTCGTAGAAGGTGCGGGGCTTGAGCCGGGGCAGGGTGGCCATCTGGGCCCGGCTCTCCACCTGGAACACCCCGATGGAGTCGGCCGCGCACAACATGTCGTAGACGGCGTCGTCCTGGGGGATGGTGGCCAGGTCGACCTCGAGGCCGTGGGCGCCGGCCACGAAGTCGGCGCCGCGGTGCAGGGCGGTGAGCATGCCCAGGCCGAGCAGGTCGAACTTCACCAGGCCGGCCGCCGCGCAGTCGTCCTTGTCCCACTGCAGCACCGTGCGACCTTCGTGGCGGGCCCACTCGACCGGGCACACCTCGATGACGGGTCGGTCGCACAGCACCATGCCCCCGGAGTGGATGCCGAGGTGGCGGGGGGCGTGCTCGACCTGGGCGGCCAGCTCGAGCACGGCCTCGGGGATGCCGTGGTCGGGCACCTCGGCGCTCTTGGCGACACCGCTCCAGCGGTCGACCTGCTTGGCCCAGGCGTCCTGCTGGCCGGGGGCGTAGCCCAGGGCCTTGGCCATGTCGCGCACCGCCGAGCGGCCCCGGTAGGTGATGACGTTGGCGACCTGGGCGGCGTAGCGGCGCCCGTAGCGCTCGTAGACGTACTGGATGACCTCTTCGCGCCGACCCGACTCGATGTCGACGTCGATGTCGGGCGGTCCGTCGCGCTCGGGCGACAGGAAGCGCTCGAAGAGCAGCCCGAGGGCCACCGCGTCGGCCTTGGTGATGCCGAGGGCGAAGCACACCGCCGAGTTGGCCGCCGAGCCCCGCCCCTGGCAGTAGATGCGTTGCCGGCGGCAGAACTCGACGATGTCCCACACGATGAGGAAGTAGCCGGGGAACCCCAGCTGGGCGATGACGTCGAGCTCGTGGTCGATCTGGGTCCACGCCCGGTGGCTGCCGGCACCGCCACGGGGCCCGTAGCGGTGCTCGGCCCCGGCCTCGGTGAGACGACGCAGCAGACCCATCTCGTCGAGGCCGTCGGGGCAGGGGTAGGGCGGCAGCGCCGGGGCGACCAGGTGCAGGTCGAACGCACAGTCGCGGCCGAGCTCCGCCGCCCGTTCGACCACCCCGGGGAAGCGGGCGAAGCGACGGGCCATCTCGACCCCCGAGCGCAGGTGGGCGCCGGCCGCGGCCGGCAGCCACCCGTCGAGTTCGTCGAGGCTGCGGCCAGCCCGCACCGCGGCGATGGCGGTGGCCAGCGGCCGTTGGGCGGGGGCGGCGTAGTGGGCGTTGGTGGTGGCCACCGGGTCGAGGCCGGCGCGCACGGCGAGAGCGGCGAGAGCGTCGTTGCGCGCCGAGTCGAGGGGGTGGCCGTGGTCCCACAGCTCGACGGCCACGTGGTCGCGCCCGAAGGTGTCGACCAACTCACCGAGGCGGCGGGCGGCACCGGCCGGGCCCTCGGTCTCGAGGGCGGCGGGCACCGCTCCCTTGCGACACCCGGTGAGCACCAGCCAGTGGCCCTGGTCGGCGAACGGCGCCCCGGTGCCGCCGATGCCGCAGAGGTCGGCCGGGGTGAGACGGGGACCCCCCTTCTCGCCCCGGAGTTGGGCTTCGCTGATGGCCCGGGCCAGCAGGGCGTAGCCCCGGGGGTCGCGGGCCAGCACCACCAGGTGGCGTTCGTCGGTGCCGGCCCCGGGGTCGGGCTCGCCCACCGGCACCCCCCGGCGCCCGAGGGTGAGCTCGCTGCCGAAGATGGTGGGCAGCCCCAAGGCCCGGGCCGCCTCGGCCGCTCGTACCACCCCGTAGAAGCCGTCGTGGTCGGTGACGGCCAGGGCCTCGAGGCCGAGGCGAGCCGCTTCCTCGGCCATGGCCTCGGGCGAGCAGGCCCCGTCGAGGAAGCTGAAGTGGGTGTGGGCGTGCAGCTCGGCATAGGGCACCGATCCCCGCGATCGACCCGGGGCGGCGGGTGGTTCGTAGGTGGGGCGCTTCCGAGACCAGGCCGGGCTGTCGCCCCCGTCACCGGGGAAGAAGGGCCGTCCCCGACCTCCCGCGGGCGCAGGCGCGTCGCCGAGGCGCCGCTCCAGCTCGCTCCAAGGCACCGGCGGGTTCCTCCACCCCATGCGACCATGCTAGCGAACAGACGTTCGCCTTCCGAAGGCGAAGCGTCCTCGGGTGGTGGTGCCGGGTGACCCGAACGACGTCACCGCGCTCAGCGGCAGCCGATCAAGGAGTTGGCGCCACGACCGGTGTTGATCGCATACACGCACACCGGCAGACCACGCCCATCGATCGCCAACGTCCGCGAGAACCCGTGCGCCGACCCATACCCCGGGAACGCCGCACCCACATCAGGCCGCGACCGATCCGCCGTCAACGCGAACCCGCTGCCCCCCACGTACACGTGCACATCGATCGGCGCCGCCGTATCCGGATCCAACGCCCAACCAGCCACCCTCACCTCGGACCCCGAACGCGTCACCACATCGAGCGAACCGAACGGCGACCCCGACGGCACCACCACCGTGCGACACCCCAACAAGGTGGTCGAACCACGACCCACGTTGATCGCGTACGCACACACCCGCTGAGCCCCCGGCGACGCCGACAACGTCCGCGAGAACCCGTGCGCCGACCCATACCCCGGATACGCCGCCCCCACATCGCTACGCGTGCGATCCGCGGTCAACGCCGTCCCCCGACCCCCCACGTACACATGCACCGGAATCGACGCCGCCGTATCCGGATCCAACGCCCAACCAGCCACCCTCACCGACCCCGGACCCGCCGACACCACATCGAGCGAACCGAACGGCGACCCCGACGGCACCACCACCGTGCGACACCCCAACAACGAGTTCCCACCCGACCCCACGTTGATCGCGTACGCACACACCTGGTGAGAACCACCCGACGCCGGCACCGACACCGAGAACCCGTGCGCCGACCCATACCCCGGGAACGCCGCACCCACATCCGACCGCGACCGATCCGCTCGCAGGGGGTACCCCCTTCCGTCCACGTACACGTGCACGTCGATCGACGCCGCCGTATCCGGATCCACCGCCCAACCAGCCACCCTCACCGACCCCGGACCCCCCGACACCACATCCAACGACCCCACCGGCGACCCCGACGGCACCACCACCGTGCGACACCCCAACAACGAGTTGCCACCCGACCCCACGTTGATCGCGTACGCACACACCTGGTGAGAACCACCCGACGCCGGCACCGATGCCGAGAACCCGTGCGCCGACCCGTATCCCGGGAAGTCGTTGCCCACCTCGCTGCGCGGGCGATCCGCCGTCAGCACATGACCCACTCCATCCACGTAGACGTGGATGTCGAGCGGGTTCGCGGTCGCAGGATCCAACGCCCAGCCCGACAGCGAAACCGACCGCGGACCGGTCTCCACCCGATCGAGCAATCCGATCGGGGAGACGGTGAGGGTGTTGTTCCACGCCAGCACCTTGTCGACGTGCAGGAACCGTTGCCCCTGGCTGGTGCACTCCCCGTTGCCGTCGCAGTTCGAGTTGCTGGGGTAAGCCGAGTAGGGCGGGTTCCATGCGTGGTACGCCATGCGCAGCTGACCGTCGGCATCGACGAAGAGGCTCCCCCCGCCTGCACCGTTGCGCTCGTCGTCGTTGGGCACCAACGGGGTGTCACGAGTGCGGACACACGGCCCGGACGGGCCGTCGCAGCGAGCGACACCCATGGCGTAGTTCGACGACGCCCAGTCGTTGCCCGAGTAGAGGAGCCAGTAGGTGCCGCCATGGTGCACCATCGAGGGGTTCTCGATGATGGGTCCCTCCCACGGCAGCGCGGTCTCGAGGAGCAGGGCGGGCCGGGAGGTGGCGAACCCCGTGCCGGTGCTGTTCAGGCGCTGGGACCAGATGCGGGTCTGGCGCCAACCCGTGGGGCTGTTGCCCCCTTCGGACTTCCAGACGAGGTGGGCACGACCACTCTCGTCCCGGAAGACCTCGGGATCGATGCTGCCCGCGTGGTCGTCGTCGCACACCAGCGGCCGCGACGCCGTGTCACGGAAGGGACCCTCGGGCGAGGGCCCCGGCGCCGCCGAGATGCACCGACGACCCGGCGTCGAGGTCTCCCACGAGGTGTACGCCACCCAGGAGTCGCCGAACCGGGCGACACCTGGACCCCACTGGGCCTTGCCCGAGAAGTGCTGTGCTCCACCGAGCGACCACGACGGGGGCACCACGACGGCATCGTTGAAATACGGGTCGCCGTTCCACTCGTTCGGATCGTGGGCGTCGCGCGCGTACCAGTTCTCCAGGTCGTCGGACCACATGGCCGGAAGGGTCGGTCCGCCGGTCGAGGTCGAGTACGCCCAGTACCGGTCGCCGTGGCGGACCACGGTGGGATCGGGGAAGTTCTGGTCGTAGAGCTGCCCCGGCTCGAACCAGGGCGCGCCGACGTACTGGGGATCGAACGCGCTCGAGGCCATGGGGTCCATGGCCGCCGGCGCCGATCCGGTGCCGGCCGTGGGCTCATCGTCGGTCGGACCCGGCTGGGGCGAGCTCGACGGGCTCGTGGCGGGCTCGGAGGGGTCCGGTCCTCCCGGGGCCGTCGGCTCGGGATCAGGGGCCTGCTCTGGGCCCGGGGTCGGCTCCGACGCGTCGGGATCCGGGGTCGGCTCAGGACCCGGTGCCGGTTCGGAGCCGGGTGCCGGCTCCGACGGTGCCTCAGGGGAGGTCGTCGTCGAGGAGGCCGACGGATCGACCGATCCCTCGGCCGCCGCGTTGCGCACGAGCGGGCTCAGGGTGACCAGGAGCGCCATGACGAGCGCAAGCGCGCCTACCCCACGAGCCGACCGAACCATCGCCACCCACCTCCGACCCGTCCACGCATGGGCCCACGCCGCCGAAGTGGCGAATTCTAGCGGGACGGGACCGTCCGGTGTCGTCGCCCCGTCCTCGGGTGGTGGTGCCGGGTGACCCGAACGACGTCACCGCGCTCAGCGGCAGCCGATCAAGGAGTTGGCGCCACGACCGGTGTTGATCGCATACACGCACACCGGCAGACCACGCCCATCGATCGCCAACGTCCGCGAGAACCCGTGCGCCGACCCATACCCCGGGAACGCCGCACCCACATCAGGCCGCGACCGATCCGCCGTCAACGCGAACCCGCTGCCCCCCACGTACACGTGCACATCGATCGGCGCCGCCGTATCCGGATCCAACGCCCAACCAGCCACCCTCACCTCGGACCCCGAACGCGTCACCACATCGAGCGAACCGAACGGCGACCCCGACGGCACCACCACCGTGCGACACCCCAACAAGGTGGTCGAACCACGACCCACGTTGATCGCGTACGCACACACCCGCTGAGCCCCCGGCGACGCCGACAACGTCCGCGAGAACCCGTGCGCCGACCCATACCCCGGATACGCCGCCCCCACATCGCTACGCGTGCGATCCGCGGTCAACGCCGTCCCCCGACCCCCCACGTACACATGCACCGGAATCGACGCCGCCGTATCCGGATCCAACGCCCAACCAGCCACCCTCACCGACCCCGGACCCGCCGACACCACATCGAGCGAACCGAACGGCGACCCCGACGGCACCACCACCGTGCGACACCCCAACAACGAGTTCCCACCCGACCCCACGTTGATCGCGTACGCACACACCTGGTGAGAACCACCCGACGCCGGCACCGACACCGAGAACCCGTGCGCCGACCCATACCCCGGGAACGCCGCACCCACATCCGACCGCGACCGATCCGCTCGCAGGGGGTACCCCCTTCCGTCCACGTACACGTGCACGTCGATCGACGCCGCCGTATCCGGATCCAACGCCCAACCAGCCACCCTCACCGACCCCGGACCCCCCGACACCACATCGAGCGAACCGAACGGCGACCCCGACGGGAGCCCGGACGGGATGACGACGGACGACCGCGTCGACGGGGCGCTCGTACCGTTGGAGCTGTTGGCGACGGCGGTGAAGGTGTACGCGACGCCGTTGCTGAGGCCGGTGACGGTGCAGCTCGTCCCGGAGGACGTGCACGTCGCACCGCCGGGACTGGCCGTGACGACCACATCGGTCACCGGTTCGCTGCCCGCGAACGACGGCGGGAGCCAGGAGACGGACGCGACGCCGAAGCCCCCGGTGGCGGTCACCGCCCGAGGAGGCGAGGGGACTCCGAGGAGCGCGGCGTCGAGCTGGATCCGGGGGAGCCCGGTCGACGAGAACGACGTCGCCACGAGGCTCCCTGTAGTGCGCAGGCGGTCGACGACGTCATCGAGGGCGACGAGAGGATCGGCCTGGCGGAGCAGGGCGACGGCCCCGCTCACCATCGGGGTCGCCATCGACGTCCCACTCATCAACGTGAAGCCCGCCACGGGCCAGGACGAGTCGATGGACTGCCCCGGCGCCAGGAGCGTGGTGAGGGTCGACGCGTTGGAGAAGGAGGCCAGCGCGCCCGAGGTCGACGTCGCCCCGA includes the following:
- a CDS encoding error-prone DNA polymerase, translating into MGWRNPPVPWSELERRLGDAPAPAGGRGRPFFPGDGGDSPAWSRKRPTYEPPAAPGRSRGSVPYAELHAHTHFSFLDGACSPEAMAEEAARLGLEALAVTDHDGFYGVVRAAEAARALGLPTIFGSELTLGRRGVPVGEPDPGAGTDERHLVVLARDPRGYALLARAISEAQLRGEKGGPRLTPADLCGIGGTGAPFADQGHWLVLTGCRKGAVPAALETEGPAGAARRLGELVDTFGRDHVAVELWDHGHPLDSARNDALAALAVRAGLDPVATTNAHYAAPAQRPLATAIAAVRAGRSLDELDGWLPAAAGAHLRSGVEMARRFARFPGVVERAAELGRDCAFDLHLVAPALPPYPCPDGLDEMGLLRRLTEAGAEHRYGPRGGAGSHRAWTQIDHELDVIAQLGFPGYFLIVWDIVEFCRRQRIYCQGRGSAANSAVCFALGITKADAVALGLLFERFLSPERDGPPDIDVDIESGRREEVIQYVYERYGRRYAAQVANVITYRGRSAVRDMAKALGYAPGQQDAWAKQVDRWSGVAKSAEVPDHGIPEAVLELAAQVEHAPRHLGIHSGGMVLCDRPVIEVCPVEWARHEGRTVLQWDKDDCAAAGLVKFDLLGLGMLTALHRGADFVAGAHGLEVDLATIPQDDAVYDMLCAADSIGVFQVESRAQMATLPRLKPRTFYDLVVEVALIRPGPIQGGSVHPYIRRRNGTEPVTYLHPLLEGSLAKTLGVPLFQEQLMQMAIDVAGFSAGEADQLRQAMGSKRSRERMERLRARLYDGMAERGITGEVADRIYDKLAAFANFGFPESHSVSFAYLVYASSYLKRYFPAAFCAGLLDAQPMGFYAPHTLVADARRHGVEVRTPDLNASRAGASLEWVDGEAAPCRPQGPPDDDRPDPHPPADDDPALLPRGGRDVPQPAVRLGLSSVRTVGGDLADTIVAERDAHGPYTSMEDLARRVALSRDTLEALATAGVFARLDDGTGRPLDRRRALWAAGAVAQGGADRLAGVVTGVEAPPLPGMSDREVATADLWATGVAPDGHPTRFVRHQLAERGVVTATGLAGVEPGSRVLVGGVVTHRQRPATAGGTTFLNLEDETGLINVVVSQGCWARYRRVARTAPAMLVRGRLERAEGVTNVVADKLEPLPLTAAVPSSRDFR
- a CDS encoding glycoside hydrolase family 43 protein, giving the protein MDPMASSAFDPQYVGAPWFEPGQLYDQNFPDPTVVRHGDRYWAYSTSTGGPTLPAMWSDDLENWYARDAHDPNEWNGDPYFNDAVVVPPSWSLGGAQHFSGKAQWGPGVARFGDSWVAYTSWETSTPGRRCISAAPGPSPEGPFRDTASRPLVCDDDHAGSIDPEVFRDESGRAHLVWKSEGGNSPTGWRQTRIWSQRLNSTGTGFATSRPALLLETALPWEGPIIENPSMVHHGGTYWLLYSGNDWASSNYAMGVARCDGPSGPCVRTRDTPLVPNDDERNGAGGGSLFVDADGQLRMAYHAWNPPYSAYPSNSNCDGNGECTSQGQRFLHVDKVLAWNNTLTVSPIGLLDRVETGPRSVSLSGWALDPATANPLDIHVYVDGVGHVLTADRPRSEVGNDFPGYGSAHGFSASVPASGGSHQVCAYAINVGSGGNSLLGCRTVVVPSGSPVGSLDVVSGGPGSVRVAGWAVDPDTAASIDVHVYVDGRGYPLRADRSRSDVGAAFPGYGSAHGFSVSVPASGGSHQVCAYAINVGSGGNSLLGCRTVVVPSGSPFGSLDVVSAGPGSVRVAGWALDPDTAASIPVHVYVGGRGTALTADRTRSDVGAAYPGYGSAHGFSRTLSASPGAQRVCAYAINVGRGSTTLLGCRTVVVPSGSPFGSLDVVTRSGSEVRVAGWALDPDTAAPIDVHVYVGGSGFALTADRSRPDVGAAFPGYGSAHGFSRTLAIDGRGLPVCVYAINTGRGANSLIGCR
- a CDS encoding S8 family peptidase; this translates as MNLTSPAARRFCVVVVAVVMAVGGPLIGAAEAQDQPEPISPPAPVAPAALEEVATTGEAEVIVVTDRPGEEVVDEVLADVPSASPAEVRSAGRAPQVAMTVDAAELAELRESPFVEEIIPNARNYVTAGAWAESIGVPATLAAGGTGAGRTIAVLDTGVQADHPYLAGKVVAEACWSLAGSPRSGMAGLCSGEDPTHSTGPGSASPCTAPAHACGHGTHVTGIAVGGPSSPSAERVGVASGASVIAVQVFTQGLTSAVCLSTPPCLFAYDSDLNEAMQWLYEQKDAGIDGFAELDAVNLSLGTDKLHSGYCDAAKSATKTQVDRLRSVGVATVVASGNQGATGMMAEPACISGVVSVGATSTSGALASFSNASTLTTLLAPGQSIDSSWPVAGFTLMSGTSMATPMVSGAVALLRQADPLVALDDVVDRLRTTGSLVATSFSSTGLPRIQLDAALLGVPSPPRAVTATGGFGVASVSWLPPSFAGSEPVTDVVVTASPGGATCTSSGTSCTVTGLSNGVAYTFTAVANSSNGTSAPSTRSSVVIPSGLPSGSPFGSLDVVSGGPGSVRVAGWALDPDTAASIDVHVYVDGRGYPLRADRSRSDVGAAFPGYGSAHGFSVSVPASGGSHQVCAYAINVGSGGNSLLGCRTVVVPSGSPFGSLDVVSAGPGSVRVAGWALDPDTAASIPVHVYVGGRGTALTADRTRSDVGAAYPGYGSAHGFSRTLSASPGAQRVCAYAINVGRGSTTLLGCRTVVVPSGSPFGSLDVVTRSGSEVRVAGWALDPDTAAPIDVHVYVGGSGFALTADRSRPDVGAAFPGYGSAHGFSRTLAIDGRGLPVCVYAINTGRGANSLIGCR